From Magnetovibrio sp. PR-2, a single genomic window includes:
- a CDS encoding peptidoglycan DD-metalloendopeptidase family protein has product MNARFAFLSVLIVALITPQVSFAKGGGGGGKKMKKDRVARDFRHADTNGDFKLSREEWNRRGNFDNLDRNGDGQLSLKEVRIMYQGHTDKSYSWPPETSVFTFPGLETDASVKDDRVAKDMLDQETLCGIGRSKRCGIQHQLKRGLIETGTGPVFPDGANCFGMDDYWAMDYASKRNKQSYHGGIDIPVAWGTPMLAIADGSVIATYKAHQSKRGNEVIVRHSPDDTGLNIWVYSGYGHLDKLPDLKIGQRVKMGDIIGPTGNSGIAARGSKTGNATQSSSRRPAIHLATWFAPGPKYSESQDVIIPLDGRWLDPFALYRQQPPYVSQDVKALPDDNKVVRVPVMFDDGTKSPASTKLIWPYACAHK; this is encoded by the coding sequence ATGAACGCGCGTTTCGCTTTTCTTTCCGTACTCATTGTCGCCTTGATAACGCCGCAGGTGTCCTTTGCCAAAGGTGGCGGCGGTGGTGGCAAAAAAATGAAAAAGGATCGCGTGGCGCGCGACTTTCGCCATGCAGACACCAACGGCGATTTTAAGCTCAGCCGTGAAGAATGGAACCGGCGCGGCAACTTCGACAATCTTGATCGCAATGGGGATGGCCAACTCAGTCTCAAAGAAGTGCGCATCATGTACCAAGGCCATACCGACAAAAGCTACAGCTGGCCACCAGAAACATCTGTATTCACCTTTCCCGGATTGGAAACGGACGCAAGCGTCAAAGACGACCGTGTTGCCAAAGACATGTTGGACCAAGAAACCTTGTGCGGTATCGGACGTTCCAAACGGTGTGGCATTCAGCACCAACTTAAACGGGGATTGATCGAAACCGGAACGGGACCTGTGTTTCCCGACGGTGCAAACTGCTTTGGCATGGACGATTATTGGGCCATGGATTATGCATCGAAACGCAACAAACAATCGTACCATGGCGGCATTGATATCCCCGTCGCCTGGGGCACTCCGATGTTGGCGATTGCAGATGGCTCCGTCATTGCCACCTACAAAGCGCACCAATCCAAACGCGGCAATGAAGTCATCGTCCGTCACAGCCCGGACGACACCGGACTGAACATTTGGGTCTATTCCGGCTATGGACACTTGGACAAGCTTCCTGACCTCAAAATCGGACAGCGTGTCAAAATGGGGGACATCATTGGCCCCACAGGGAATTCCGGCATTGCTGCGCGCGGATCGAAGACTGGCAATGCAACACAATCATCCTCTCGACGTCCAGCCATTCACTTGGCAACGTGGTTTGCCCCTGGGCCGAAATATTCTGAATCCCAAGACGTTATCATCCCCTTAGATGGGCGCTGGCTAGATCCCTTTGCACTCTACCGTCAACAGCCGCCTTATGTGTCTCAAGACGTCAAAGCCCTGCCTGACGACAACAAGGTCGTTCGTGTGCCCGTCATGTTTGACGATGGCACAAAGTCCCCAGCTTCAACCAAACTGATCTGGCCTTACGCCTGCGCGCACAAATAG
- a CDS encoding CopD family protein: MDVTEYLFPISSTLHTLAAVIWVGGMFFAHMAMRPALQEQDPPVRLAILSRVFPRFFAWVWLSVIIIPLTGYIMVFYDFGGFEAAGYHVTVMHAVGWVMVFIYLFIYFRPYLKFQNAVRAENLPEAGQHFALIRRLITTNLVLGLIVISAGVSGRFWG; the protein is encoded by the coding sequence ATGGATGTCACTGAATACCTGTTTCCCATTTCCAGCACACTGCACACTTTGGCGGCGGTGATTTGGGTCGGCGGCATGTTCTTCGCCCACATGGCCATGCGCCCGGCGTTGCAAGAACAAGACCCGCCAGTGCGCCTCGCCATCTTGAGCCGCGTGTTCCCACGCTTCTTTGCCTGGGTGTGGCTATCGGTCATCATCATCCCGCTGACCGGATACATCATGGTGTTTTACGACTTCGGTGGCTTCGAAGCCGCAGGATATCATGTCACCGTTATGCATGCCGTTGGCTGGGTCATGGTCTTTATATACCTGTTTATCTATTTCCGGCCTTATTTGAAGTTTCAAAACGCCGTCCGTGCAGAAAATCTTCCCGAGGCCGGACAGCACTTCGCCTTGATCCGCAGGCTCATCACCACGAACCTAGTACTGGGTTTGATTGTCATATCAGCAGGCGTCTCTGGACGCTTTTGGGGGTAA
- a CDS encoding D-amino acid dehydrogenase — MKVIVLGAGVIGVSTAYELACDGHDVTVVDRQDAVAQETSFANGGQLSFNHGPLAQPGTVRKAIKWLGKKDAPLLYRLRMDPQLWSWTLKFMACCSEPQYFNNIEHMLRLSLYARERLHQTLEREEIAFSHMRTGIMTLYGDDRDFGLAREHAVALRELGSERQIMDRAGCLETEPALQHSASPIVGATLSASDESGDCRAFTEALAESCKKRGAQFQLGTDITGLKREDWQIKCVQTDQGDIEGDVYVMALGSYSPLFLHSLGLNVPIYPAKGYSVTVPVKDDEGAPKMSLTSYDHKLVFSRLGNKLRIAGMLEFGGYDTELDEERARVVLNNVMKLFPRGLETGHAEFWTGLRPQTPDSIPVVGRGAQENLVINTGHGMLGWTMALGTARIAADLAGHKAPEIDINALGWERFA, encoded by the coding sequence ATGAAAGTAATTGTCCTTGGCGCAGGTGTCATTGGGGTGAGCACGGCCTATGAGTTGGCGTGTGACGGCCATGACGTGACGGTTGTGGACCGCCAAGATGCGGTCGCGCAGGAAACCAGTTTTGCCAATGGCGGCCAGCTTTCGTTCAATCATGGCCCCTTGGCACAGCCCGGCACCGTGCGAAAAGCGATTAAATGGCTCGGTAAAAAAGACGCACCGCTGCTGTATCGCTTGCGCATGGACCCCCAACTGTGGAGCTGGACGCTCAAGTTCATGGCCTGCTGTAGCGAGCCGCAATACTTCAACAACATCGAACACATGCTGCGCTTGTCGCTGTATGCCCGTGAGCGTCTGCACCAGACGTTGGAACGCGAAGAGATTGCCTTTTCACACATGCGCACCGGCATCATGACACTTTATGGTGACGACAGAGATTTTGGGCTTGCCCGCGAACACGCCGTTGCCTTGCGTGAGCTGGGATCGGAACGCCAAATCATGGACCGCGCCGGATGCCTGGAAACAGAACCGGCCCTTCAACACAGCGCAAGCCCCATCGTTGGCGCGACATTATCGGCGTCGGACGAAAGCGGAGATTGCCGGGCCTTCACCGAAGCCTTGGCCGAGAGCTGCAAAAAGCGTGGCGCCCAGTTCCAACTGGGCACGGACATCACAGGCCTGAAACGCGAAGACTGGCAAATCAAATGTGTGCAAACGGATCAAGGCGACATCGAAGGCGATGTCTATGTCATGGCCTTAGGCAGTTACAGCCCGTTATTCCTGCACAGCTTAGGCCTAAACGTTCCGATCTATCCAGCCAAAGGCTATTCCGTGACCGTGCCCGTCAAAGACGATGAAGGTGCGCCGAAAATGTCGCTCACCAGCTATGATCACAAGTTGGTGTTTTCGCGCTTGGGCAACAAACTGCGCATTGCGGGTATGTTGGAATTTGGCGGCTATGACACCGAATTGGATGAAGAGCGCGCACGCGTGGTGTTGAACAATGTCATGAAATTGTTCCCCCGCGGACTTGAAACTGGCCATGCAGAGTTTTGGACCGGTCTGCGTCCGCAAACGCCGGACAGCATTCCCGTCGTCGGACGCGGTGCGCAGGAAAATCTGGTGATCAACACCGGACACGGTATGCTGGGTTGGACCATGGCCTTAGGCACGGCGCGCATTGCGGCTGACTTGGCCGGACACAAAGCACCTGAAATCGATATCAACGCCTTGGGCTGGGAGCGGTTCGCTTAA
- a CDS encoding NAD(P)H-hydrate dehydratase, with translation MEILSVTQMQAADRTAIASGVLGEALMENAGRAVVDAIVFRWEKRPVAVLAGPGNNGGDGYVIARLLKKLGWTVTVYSPCARSDYFGDAAKNVKRWRNKIQPLEAALDVIASQDGPDELLVVDALFGTGLTRPLDGAAKILAELITVGQAQGTAPILVAVDIPSGLNGDTGRALGGRRRGGICFHADLTVTFCRPKPAHALMPGRGVCGDIVIADIGVEDSVVADVHGETYLNTPALWADSFPVYEEDIHKYARGHVVVLGGETMTGAARLASLAVRRAGAGLCTVAVPKAAFPIYAAALDPGTLVAPIKGVKDFKKIIADSRKNACVIGPGAGLSTETRDIVLAAVKAGKACVLDADALSVFENDRKALFKLAKAQRKADQNNESVVLTPHGGEFQRLFPNLAKRLARPKVSSEDSKLSIVRESAKRSGCVVLLKGPDTVIAAPDGRASISVNAPATLATAGAGDVLAGMIGALMGQDMPAFEAANAAVWLHGEAANAFGPGLIAEDISDELPRQLDVLLEELAETVV, from the coding sequence ATGGAAATTCTGAGCGTTACACAAATGCAAGCGGCAGACCGCACAGCCATTGCGTCAGGCGTTCTAGGTGAAGCCTTGATGGAAAATGCGGGCCGCGCGGTGGTTGACGCCATTGTCTTTCGTTGGGAAAAGCGCCCCGTTGCCGTCTTGGCCGGGCCGGGCAACAACGGCGGGGACGGCTATGTCATTGCCCGGCTGCTCAAAAAGCTGGGCTGGACGGTCACCGTCTATTCCCCGTGCGCGCGCAGCGATTATTTCGGTGATGCGGCCAAAAACGTCAAACGTTGGCGCAATAAAATTCAGCCGCTAGAGGCCGCGCTCGACGTGATTGCTTCCCAAGACGGTCCGGATGAATTGTTGGTGGTCGATGCTTTGTTTGGAACGGGCCTCACCCGTCCATTGGACGGTGCGGCGAAGATTTTGGCGGAACTGATCACCGTCGGCCAAGCCCAGGGCACCGCGCCCATTTTGGTGGCTGTGGACATTCCCAGTGGCCTCAATGGGGATACGGGCCGTGCGCTTGGCGGTCGCAGGCGGGGTGGCATTTGTTTTCACGCAGACCTCACCGTCACATTCTGCCGTCCAAAGCCCGCCCATGCCTTGATGCCCGGGCGTGGCGTGTGTGGTGACATCGTCATCGCCGACATCGGTGTCGAAGACAGTGTGGTGGCTGACGTTCATGGGGAAACGTATTTGAACACACCGGCTCTGTGGGCCGATAGCTTTCCGGTCTATGAAGAAGACATCCATAAATACGCCCGTGGTCATGTGGTCGTGCTGGGTGGGGAGACCATGACAGGTGCTGCGCGCTTGGCGTCTTTGGCTGTGCGCCGTGCGGGGGCCGGGCTGTGTACGGTGGCCGTTCCTAAAGCCGCGTTTCCCATTTACGCCGCCGCCCTTGATCCGGGAACCTTGGTTGCCCCGATTAAGGGCGTGAAAGACTTTAAGAAGATCATTGCGGATTCGCGCAAAAACGCGTGCGTCATTGGTCCTGGCGCGGGGCTCAGCACAGAAACGCGCGACATTGTTTTGGCGGCTGTGAAGGCTGGCAAAGCCTGTGTGTTGGACGCGGACGCGCTCTCCGTGTTTGAAAATGACCGCAAAGCTTTGTTCAAACTCGCCAAGGCTCAGCGCAAAGCCGACCAGAACAACGAAAGTGTGGTGCTCACCCCCCACGGTGGTGAATTCCAGCGCTTATTCCCCAATCTCGCCAAACGCCTGGCCCGGCCCAAGGTGTCGAGCGAAGACAGTAAGCTGTCCATCGTTCGTGAATCGGCAAAACGCTCAGGATGCGTGGTTTTGCTGAAAGGTCCAGACACAGTCATCGCCGCCCCTGATGGTCGCGCCAGCATTTCCGTCAATGCGCCCGCAACCCTTGCAACTGCCGGGGCAGGGGATGTGTTGGCCGGCATGATCGGCGCCCTGATGGGCCAAGATATGCCCGCGTTTGAAGCCGCCAACGCCGCCGTGTGGCTGCATGGTGAAGCGGCAAACGCCTTCGGTCCGGGGCTCATTGCCGAAGACATTTCCGACGAACTGCCGCGTCAACTGGATGTACTTTTGGAAGAGCTAGCCGAAACGGTTGTTTAG
- the tig gene encoding trigger factor: MQVTETKNEGLRREYTIVVEAGEFEEQVTSRLNELSKTVQMPGFRKGKVPVSLLRKKYGQNVMGEALEKAVQDGSQKVITDNDLRPAMQPKIEVTSFDEGKDLEFTMAVDVIPQIDLGDFSKISIETQVVEPDETEVDKTLERMADSYKTSEPVAKKRKAKAGDVVNIDFLGKVEGEAFPGGEAKGYDLELGSGSFIPGFEDQLIGQNPGDELDVNVQFPEEYGAENLAGKDAVFEVKINELKEAKPAEIDDELAKKAGLEDLEALKAAIRDQHNQGFTRISREKAKRALLDALNDHYDYDLPQGLVDAEYEGIVKAFEEAKEQGQEVEEMSDEDREADFRDIAARRVKLGLLFAEVGRENNIEITQDDLQKAILVEAQNYPGQEQMVFKYYQENPQAMQNLSGPVFEDKVTDFILELANVTEKTVSVDELMAEDEEPAKPAKKKAAAKKKAPAKKKAAAKKKAPAKKKAAAKKDD; this comes from the coding sequence ATGCAGGTTACCGAAACCAAAAACGAAGGTCTTCGCCGCGAATACACCATTGTTGTTGAAGCTGGTGAATTCGAAGAACAGGTCACCAGCCGTTTGAACGAGCTGTCCAAAACCGTGCAAATGCCGGGCTTCCGCAAAGGTAAAGTGCCGGTCAGCTTGTTGCGTAAAAAATACGGCCAAAACGTCATGGGTGAAGCGCTCGAAAAAGCCGTTCAAGACGGTTCGCAAAAGGTCATCACCGACAACGACCTGCGCCCCGCCATGCAGCCGAAAATCGAAGTGACCAGCTTCGACGAAGGCAAAGACCTGGAATTCACCATGGCTGTGGACGTGATCCCACAAATCGATTTGGGTGATTTCTCCAAAATTTCCATCGAAACCCAAGTGGTTGAGCCGGACGAAACCGAAGTCGACAAAACTTTGGAGCGCATGGCCGATAGCTACAAAACCTCTGAGCCGGTTGCCAAAAAACGCAAAGCCAAAGCGGGTGATGTTGTGAACATCGACTTCTTGGGCAAAGTCGAAGGCGAAGCGTTCCCGGGCGGCGAAGCCAAAGGCTACGACTTGGAACTGGGTTCCGGTAGCTTCATTCCCGGCTTCGAAGACCAACTGATCGGCCAAAACCCGGGTGATGAGCTGGACGTCAACGTTCAGTTCCCCGAAGAGTATGGCGCCGAGAACCTGGCTGGCAAAGACGCCGTGTTCGAAGTGAAGATCAACGAGCTTAAAGAAGCCAAGCCGGCTGAAATCGACGACGAATTGGCCAAAAAAGCCGGTTTGGAAGACTTGGAAGCCCTGAAAGCCGCCATCCGCGACCAGCACAACCAGGGCTTCACCCGCATTTCGCGCGAAAAAGCCAAGCGTGCTTTGTTGGACGCGTTGAACGACCACTATGACTACGACTTGCCGCAAGGCTTGGTGGACGCCGAATACGAAGGCATTGTCAAAGCGTTCGAAGAAGCCAAAGAGCAAGGCCAAGAAGTCGAAGAGATGAGCGACGAAGACCGTGAAGCGGACTTCCGCGATATCGCCGCGCGCCGCGTCAAGCTGGGTCTGTTGTTTGCCGAAGTCGGCCGTGAAAACAACATCGAAATCACCCAGGACGACTTGCAAAAAGCCATCTTGGTCGAAGCCCAAAACTACCCGGGCCAAGAACAAATGGTCTTCAAGTATTACCAAGAAAACCCGCAGGCCATGCAAAACCTGTCCGGTCCGGTGTTTGAAGACAAAGTCACCGACTTCATCTTGGAACTGGCCAACGTCACCGAAAAAACCGTCAGCGTTGATGAGCTGATGGCCGAAGACGAAGAGCCCGCCAAACCGGCCAAGAAAAAAGCGGCTGCGAAGAAAAAAGCTCCGGCCAAGAA